The following coding sequences are from one Roseinatronobacter monicus window:
- a CDS encoding DUF4123 domain-containing protein, with protein MHPKKSVPDALHDALFGQPEPSEAERAALSDAPPPLVTYAVLDAAKMPYLLTSLLDSSGLRYQSLFQGAAQEELGEHAPYLVELKDGHDFTRRLFTGPDGVGGLWDKELGIFIRSRAGFDALRKHLRKFTRVQDEDGKWFYFRFWEKSVWAAVLSDEGLGKHPIAVGFLAKLILLVPKVDCRDAFLSLRYSKDFKPEVRAPVLDRHLQSALNAEIDRLNELGEIKAALSGEALGHMTAEDRYEMMKSLRFWLIEIGFGQSDQRLTAMRLLIDKGLLQGNPWPQSLQQMLADPSRGIGVRLWLLENKDWM; from the coding sequence GGGCGGCTTTGAGCGACGCCCCGCCGCCTCTGGTCACCTATGCCGTTCTGGACGCGGCCAAGATGCCCTATCTGCTGACCAGCCTGCTGGACAGCTCCGGCCTGCGCTATCAGTCGCTGTTTCAGGGCGCGGCGCAGGAAGAACTGGGGGAACACGCGCCTTACCTTGTGGAACTGAAGGACGGCCACGACTTCACCCGCCGCCTGTTTACCGGGCCAGACGGGGTTGGCGGGCTGTGGGACAAGGAACTGGGCATCTTCATCCGCTCGCGCGCAGGGTTTGACGCCCTGCGCAAGCACCTGCGGAAGTTTACCCGCGTGCAGGATGAAGACGGCAAGTGGTTTTATTTCAGGTTCTGGGAGAAAAGTGTTTGGGCGGCTGTTCTTTCGGATGAAGGTTTAGGTAAGCATCCGATAGCCGTTGGTTTTTTAGCAAAACTTATATTGCTGGTTCCGAAGGTTGATTGCCGCGATGCCTTCTTGTCTCTTCGATACAGCAAGGATTTCAAACCCGAGGTGCGCGCGCCTGTTCTTGATCGCCACCTGCAGTCCGCATTGAACGCAGAAATAGACAGGCTGAATGAGTTAGGAGAAATCAAGGCTGCTCTTTCTGGCGAAGCCTTGGGGCATATGACAGCCGAAGATCGCTATGAAATGATGAAAAGCCTCCGGTTCTGGTTGATTGAAATCGGGTTTGGCCAATCGGACCAACGCCTTACCGCGATGCGTCTTTTGATTGACAAAGGCCTCTTACAGGGCAACCCTTGGCCGCAATCCTTGCAGCAGATGCTGGCCGACCCCTCACGTGGTATTGGCGTTCGTCTTTGGCTGCTAGAAAACAAGGATTGGATGTAA
- a CDS encoding T6SS immunity protein Tli4 family protein codes for MQDYFVESKTVCAGRYDLDIPATFDIRINSARLNGFAVEPLGRMDREAFEATVDARRRALQNGITDLAGETIRLRWWRDSADVRILAVDVDFDVPGMTLGGYDVEAYRLINGQLFKISGVVLDARESRDLTNLMDVAAGLRVGDGPGFCFDGGRYPDVLPTQGVSAFIHDPALTGYGLRLSIYEGTSAPSDIADPAGTRSLRAKRRQIAGHRGYEVQIVTRGETGYDNREVLKFLAFAGKAGRRGEPFVKISATLFKNAASADAPPYDVEMSRALWDLVLTSLRTRQ; via the coding sequence TTGCAAGATTACTTTGTTGAATCCAAAACGGTCTGTGCCGGGCGCTATGATCTCGACATTCCCGCAACCTTTGACATCCGTATTAATTCCGCGCGGCTCAACGGCTTTGCAGTGGAGCCGCTTGGACGGATGGACCGGGAGGCATTTGAGGCGACCGTCGACGCGCGCCGCCGTGCGCTTCAGAACGGGATCACCGATCTTGCGGGAGAGACAATTCGCCTGCGGTGGTGGCGCGACAGTGCGGATGTCCGGATTCTCGCAGTGGATGTCGATTTTGACGTGCCGGGTATGACTCTCGGTGGCTATGATGTTGAAGCCTATCGATTGATAAATGGACAGCTCTTCAAGATATCCGGCGTAGTTCTGGACGCGCGTGAGTCCCGGGACCTGACAAATCTTATGGATGTGGCCGCGGGTCTGCGTGTGGGCGATGGTCCCGGTTTTTGTTTTGACGGCGGACGATACCCTGATGTGCTGCCTACGCAAGGGGTGAGCGCCTTTATCCACGACCCGGCCCTGACCGGCTATGGCCTGCGCCTCTCCATTTACGAAGGGACGTCCGCGCCATCGGATATCGCGGACCCGGCTGGAACCCGCTCCCTGCGCGCCAAGCGGCGGCAGATCGCAGGTCATCGTGGGTATGAGGTTCAGATCGTGACCCGTGGCGAAACGGGGTACGATAACCGGGAGGTCCTGAAATTTCTTGCCTTTGCCGGGAAAGCTGGCCGCCGGGGCGAGCCCTTTGTCAAGATCTCTGCTACCTTGTTCAAGAACGCTGCAAGCGCCGATGCCCCGCCCTATGATGTGGAAATGTCGCGCGCCCTGTGGGACCTGGTTTTGACCAGCCTGCGCACGAGGCAATAA